In the genome of Solirubrobacterales bacterium, one region contains:
- a CDS encoding phosphoglycerate kinase, translated as MSFGKKTVRDLDVRGKRVLVRADLNAPLKEQDGEIVVSDDARIAASVPTIEYLVENGAKVIVCSHLGRPKDGDPKLSLKPVAARLGELLGKDVKLAPALVGPEVTELVDSLGDGEVVLLENSRYEAGETKNDPVLSAKLGALADLYVNDAFGAAHRAHATTAGVTEHVDQSAAGFLLEREVTTLKGIIENPEHPLVVVLGGSKVSDKVAVIDSFLKVADSILIGGAMCFSFFKAQGHETGNSLVEEEGIELARKALADAEASGCKLVLPTDLVLGREFSADTEVQELDGVDVPEGWMGLDIGPVSAKAYADEVLAAKTVFWNGPMGAFELEPFANATRTVAQAMADADGVTVVGGGDSAAAIAEFGFADDVTHLSTGGGAALELIEGKALPGVEALDNE; from the coding sequence ATGTCATTCGGGAAGAAGACCGTCCGCGACCTCGATGTACGCGGCAAGCGCGTGCTCGTCCGAGCCGACCTCAACGCCCCGCTCAAAGAGCAGGACGGAGAGATCGTCGTCTCCGACGACGCGCGCATCGCCGCCTCGGTGCCAACCATCGAGTACCTCGTCGAGAACGGCGCGAAGGTCATCGTCTGCTCGCACCTTGGACGCCCGAAGGACGGCGACCCGAAGCTGTCGCTCAAGCCAGTCGCAGCGCGACTTGGCGAGCTTCTGGGCAAGGACGTGAAGCTTGCGCCCGCGCTTGTCGGCCCGGAAGTCACTGAGCTCGTTGATTCGCTCGGTGATGGCGAGGTCGTTCTGCTCGAGAACTCGCGCTACGAAGCGGGCGAGACCAAGAACGATCCCGTGCTGTCAGCCAAACTCGGTGCACTGGCCGACCTATACGTGAACGACGCCTTCGGCGCGGCGCATCGCGCGCACGCAACGACTGCGGGCGTCACCGAGCACGTCGATCAGTCGGCGGCAGGCTTTCTGCTCGAGCGTGAGGTCACCACGCTGAAAGGGATCATCGAGAACCCCGAGCACCCGCTAGTGGTTGTGCTTGGCGGATCGAAGGTCTCCGACAAGGTCGCCGTGATCGACTCCTTCCTCAAGGTCGCCGACTCGATCCTGATCGGCGGCGCCATGTGCTTTTCGTTCTTCAAGGCTCAGGGGCACGAGACCGGCAACTCGCTGGTCGAAGAAGAAGGCATCGAGCTCGCGCGCAAGGCTCTGGCAGACGCCGAGGCCTCCGGCTGCAAGCTCGTCCTGCCCACGGACCTCGTGCTCGGCCGCGAGTTCAGCGCCGACACCGAAGTGCAGGAACTCGACGGTGTGGACGTGCCGGAAGGTTGGATGGGCTTGGACATCGGACCGGTCAGCGCGAAGGCCTATGCCGACGAGGTCCTGGCGGCCAAGACAGTCTTCTGGAATGGCCCGATGGGCGCATTCGAGCTTGAACCTTTTGCCAACGCCACGCGCACGGTCGCGCAGGCGATGGCCGACGCCGACGGCGTCACCGTGGTCGGAGGCGGCGATTCAGCCGCCGCGATCGCGGAGTTCGGATTTGCAGATGACGTGACGCACCTTTCCACCGGTGGAGGGGCCGCGCTCGAACTGATCGAGGGCAAAGCATTGCCCGGAGTGGAGGCTTTGGACAATGAGTAG